The proteins below are encoded in one region of Rhododendron vialii isolate Sample 1 chromosome 7a, ASM3025357v1:
- the LOC131334032 gene encoding BON1-associated protein 2-like: protein MATASRALEVTVISGEGLRVDRRRPVKKNAFVIVRTNSQNSRSTPASDDAGGSSPAWNEKLVVEMPPHAWFLTVEVRCRAKSGDKVVGTASIPASDFVGGNVPANYLHFLSYRLRDCTGEPNGIINLSVRVKGAENGVGAAATCAVAASISRPWVGGAVVVGKVTGGVVTGVPVWMA from the coding sequence ATGGCGACAGCTTCACGAGCTTTAGAAGTCACGGTCATCTCCGGCGAAGGCCTCCGAGTGGACCGCCGGCGACCGGTGAAGAAGAACGCCTTCGTCATCGTCCGAACGAATTCCCAGAACTCCAGATCGACGCCGGCGTCGGACGACGCCGGCGGCAGCTCCCCGGCTTGGAACGAGAAGCTCGTCGTGGAAATGCCGCCCCACGCGTGGTTCCTGACTGTGGAGGTGAGATGCAGGGCGAAGTCCGGGGACAAAGTCGTCGGGACGGCGAGTATTCCGGCGTCGGACTTCGTCGGCGGTAACGTACCGGCGAACTACTTGCATTTCTTGAGTTATAGGTTGAGGGACTGCACTGGGGAGCCGAACGGGATAATTAATCTGTCGGTGAGAGTGAAGGGGGCGGAGAATGGAGTCGGTGCTGCTGCCACGTGTGCGGTGGCGGCTTCGATTTCGCGGCCGTGGGTGGGAGGTGCGGTGGTGGTTGGGAAGGTTACCGGTGGGGTTGTTACAGGAGTTCCGGTGTGGATGGCATAA